gacaaaaaataaaaaataaaaaactgaagaaattattGCCTAATCCAAAGTCGTGAAGATTTATACCTATGTTTTCTCTTGAGAATTTTAGAGTTtcagctcttatatttaggtctttgatccactttgagttaatttttttgtatattatatataacttttaCAGATGCAGACTAAATAATTTTGAGGTGAATATACTATGCCTATAATTTAGAATACTTCCGAAAATAATAGATGAAGCAAATCTAGCAAAATTGTGACAAGCTGCTAAATCTAGGTGATGGGCTTATGAGTGTTCATTATCCTCGCCTCTCTATTTAAAAACTGTTCTTTAAATAATAGAAGGGAAAAGGATaggacagagaaataaaagtcagaaaaagaacttGTATCCATTTTAacttatattttagaataatttataaacattAGCATTTTATAATCAGTTGTAAATTATTTGTCATACTCCCAGTGAAACATACACGGTAGAATGGATGCATCGGGGTGTCTTGGCATTCTCTTAGGGGCCATTTCTTCCATTGCTCAGCCCTAGGAGAGTTGCAGATaaattcattcaatgaatatttagagctctctaaatatacaaagaacttggCTAAATGATGCGGAATACAAGAAGTGAAACTGGTCACGAACTCAAATCAGTTTTCCCATTTCAGTCCTATCCATGAGTCAGTGAGGATGGAAGTTAACAATGGAACTatcttatgattttaattttccccactaacattttatcttaaaataacattttacaaTATATCTGGCCTGAGATCATATGTAGCCAATTATACTAATATGTTCTTTTTATCCTCTTAGTCCTGAGTCTTTGAACGTGTGTTTCTTTTTCCCAGATTCTCTCTCAACTCCACATTCTAAGAAGCTAGTGCCCTAGGGTGGACGGTTGGTGGACTGGGGGGCTGGTAGACCTAGTGTTCATGTCCTTATGTTGACCCACACcactttgacattggtcttggccaggtgacttgctttggccaatgggataCTGGCAAACACGACAATAGCAGAGGTTACTGAACATATTGATATGCTCTTGCTCTTTGAGGCTTATCTTCTTGAAACCCAGTAGCCAAGCTGTGAGGAAACCCAAGCAGCTCCAAGGAAAGGCTAACGTGGAGGAAGAAAGGGACAGTGGTTTGTTTGCTGGGGTGATTTCAGTCCTTGGGGGACatttagcaatgtctggagatatttctGGTTGTCACAATTGATGAGGAGGTGCTGCTGGTAGacagaccagggatgctgctaaacatcctacaacgAACAGGACAGGGCCCACAACGAAGAGTGACTCCTCTGCCCAAGTATCACGAATAAAAGGGCTTCAGAGAGAAAGTGTTCATCgttaaataaaaatcatctctAGCTCTTTATTTGAGCCTGTGTATTTACCAGTGACAGCTTTCTGGACAGACTGCTACTCATGATGATTTTAGATGATTGTCATCCATCCCAGTGGCACAGTCCCCCCTTGTTTACACTCAGCATTTAAGCATCATCAAAGCATTGAGCCAACAACCATTTTATTAGCTGTCCCAACCCAGATATTACTTCTTCCTGGTAGTATTGAAGTCATGGTTTGTGAAAATTCAATCATCGCTTCCAAACGCCCAGCCATTAACAGACTCAGAGGACAGGGGCTTTAGCTTCTACTGCTTAACAGAGTACATCTGTTTTGTTATCAAAGAACTGCAGCCTCACCATGCTAACAAGAAGCCGCTTTCCCTTTGAGAAGAACGTCGTGTATATATTTTGCCTACGAGACAAATTTTGAGTACATAAAAATTATAGTAATATCGTTGGTAGTAAATTTTATTAggagactttaaaataattacattggcagactcattcaataaaaattttagacaTATGGTTGAGTATGAGTATAAATCTCATTGCTATGGTAATTATCCATAAAATACACAGAGAATAAGTCATTGCAAGTAgggttttctctttcaaaaaaaaaaaaatagagcaccTACACATCTCCAGGTGGAATGAAAAGAGGGCAGAAGAGCTGCCAGAATTAGTGTTTGGGGCAATATTTTGGTAAGCAGGCGGGTGTAGGAGTTTAATAGAAACACTTGATGGACTAGGTAGTTTATTTTGCAAAGTACATAGACCTGGATGAAAAATTCCAATGATTTGAATTATCCCAACAACCCCCCAATGCCCAATAGTATGAAGTCAAATTAGAGCAGCCTACAACCTGCAAGTGGCCTTGTCTTCTTGATGGAGAGGCAATTTTCAGCAATGTCAGGTAAAAACCCAGACATTTATCTTACCTGTTTAATGCGTTTTCATTGAGGAATGTTAAACTGTGACCAGCATCATTAACACTGCGCGTCCTCCATCACCATGTAACACATCGCCTTCTCCTATGCCTGTATTTGCCTCTTGAGAAAACCTTTTGGCTCCTgtctgcagggagggagggaaaagtggCGCCTCCAAAGAGGTtgagggctgctgctgctgctgggggccACCTGAGTCCTCTGAGTTGCTGCGATCTGGCTGGAGGGTTGCCGCATTCACCTAAAAATAAGGAATCTGGAAGGGCCTTGGTTCAATCCAACTCACCATCAAGAGCAATCTTGCCCCTTCCACCTGTGATCGGGGCTTAGATGGCCCCTGGCATTGCGGCTTTTTCAAGGAACCTAGGTAAATAATTCAGGATTTGTGGGCCAAGAGGAAAACCGGCGAGGATATCATGTAAGTAGATATGtaacaagagagaaaacaaactttcACAATGTTTTATTGATGGAATCCAAACTAGAATAGTaattgagtgggtttttttttcttttttttttgcagtacaCACCCACTAATGAGAGAAAGGTGTTCCTTTTTGAAAGGGATAATATTTCTAATTGGAGTCCAAAGGTATTGTCGTCATTATCATCGATACACACATGTTCAAGAGTAAAACAATGTTTAGCGCTCTGGTACAAACAGGCAGCATGCGTTTGCAGACCCCCTGCAGTTGGGCACCAGTGATCTGCAACGGGTTTTGGGTTATTCCAGGTTGGGGGTCGCTCCTGGCTGCAAGGCGCCTCCATCGCCACTTTCCGCACCCTCCCTCTGTGCCCAGTTAATCCGGTTCATTGACTCGCCCCCGCGAAGCAGGACAGAAAAGTCAAGATTAGGGTCCCGCAGCTCTCCCTTGGAGCCAGGCCACCCAGGGTTTCTCATCCTATCGCCTTGGTGTTAGCATCCCCCGCCTGGCAGCACTCGCAGGAACTTTCTCCAAgcctgctccccctccctctcccgctcCGCCGGCTTCTCCTCCCGCCCCGCCTCCTCCCTTCccgctccagctcctcctcccccgcccctctcccTTCAGCTCCTCCTCCGGCAGCTCCACCTCCGGGTTCCGCCGCTGCCctttcccaccccacctcctcctcaagcccctcctccctcagctcggtcccctccagctcctcctACCGGAACCGCGGCTGTGCTTTCCCGCTCCTCCGCCCTCGGCTCCTCCTCCGAGCCCCGCAACTGCGCTTTTCCGTTCTTCCCACCCCGTAGCCCCTCCTTCCTCCGTCCGGGGCCCTCCAGCTCCGCCTCCGGTTCCGCGGCTGCGCGTTCCTTTTCTTCTCGCCCCTCCTCCCGCAGCTCTgccccctccagctcctcctccggAGCCCGCGGCTGCGCTTTCGCGTTCTTCCCACCCCGCAGCCCCTCCTTCCTCCGTCCGGGGCCCTCCAGCTCCGCCTCCGGATTCCGCGACTGCGCGTTCCTTTTCTTCTCGCCCCTCCTCCCGCAGCTCCgcctccctccagctcctcctccgaGACTTGCGGC
Above is a genomic segment from Sus scrofa isolate TJ Tabasco breed Duroc chromosome X, Sscrofa11.1, whole genome shotgun sequence containing:
- the LOC110257839 gene encoding histone transcription regulator 3 homolog, translated to MVARGATSGAGRHRRQKHGRPRREREKELEGAERAGGGAGETGLEEEEEPEEPQGAAASLGGGAGGRRSCGRRGEKKRNAQSRNPEAELEGPGRRKEGLRGGKNAKAQPRAPEEELEGAELREEGREEKERAAAEPEAELEGPGRRKEGLRGGKNGKAQLRGSEEEPRAEERESTAAVPVNAATLQPDRSNSEDSGGPQQQQQPSTSLEAPLFPPSLQTGAKRFSQEANTGIGEGDVLHGDGGRAVLMMLVTV